Proteins encoded in a region of the Veillonella parvula genome:
- a CDS encoding ANTAR domain-containing response regulator yields MRVLIVDDESLIRMDLRDIIESCGHEVVAEGTNGVEALALCKKHKPDIILMDVKMPELDGIEAARQIGFHHEAPVVLLTSYSQQDLIDKARDSGVYGYLIKPVREEQLVPTLEMALGRYKSDAQLREKMAELEQSLEDRKIIQKGTGILMELYSISEVEAYNRIRTLSMNKQISIIETCNLIIKQSNKSNNI; encoded by the coding sequence ATGCGCGTTTTAATCGTGGATGATGAATCCCTAATACGTATGGATTTACGAGATATTATTGAGTCTTGTGGTCATGAAGTCGTTGCAGAAGGTACAAATGGTGTTGAAGCTTTAGCACTTTGTAAAAAACATAAGCCAGATATTATATTGATGGATGTTAAGATGCCAGAATTAGATGGTATTGAGGCTGCACGTCAAATTGGCTTTCACCATGAAGCACCTGTAGTATTATTAACAAGTTATAGCCAGCAAGATTTAATCGATAAGGCTCGAGATTCTGGTGTATATGGCTATTTAATTAAACCAGTACGGGAGGAACAGTTAGTTCCTACCTTAGAGATGGCTTTAGGTCGCTATAAAAGTGATGCTCAGTTGCGAGAAAAGATGGCTGAGCTAGAACAGTCATTAGAAGATCGTAAAATCATTCAAAAGGGAACTGGTATATTAATGGAACTATATTCTATATCTGAAGTGGAAGCGTATAATCGGATCCGCACTTTAAGTATGAATAAACAAATATCTATTATAGAAACATGTAATCTCATCATTAAACAGTCTAATAAGTCAAATAATATCTAA
- the groES gene encoding co-chaperone GroES: MLKPLADRVLIRLEAKEEKTKSGIFLPDTAKEKPQEGVVVAVGAGKVYDNGQRVAPEVKVGDTVMFAKYAGSELEIDGATHLIISERDILAVL, encoded by the coding sequence ATGTTAAAACCATTAGCTGACCGCGTTCTTATCCGTCTAGAAGCAAAAGAAGAAAAAACTAAAAGTGGTATCTTCCTTCCTGATACAGCTAAAGAAAAGCCTCAAGAAGGTGTAGTTGTAGCTGTAGGTGCTGGTAAAGTATATGACAATGGTCAACGTGTAGCTCCAGAAGTTAAAGTTGGCGACACTGTTATGTTTGCAAAATATGCTGGTAGCGAATTAGAAATCGATGGCGCTACTCATTTGATTATTAGCGAACGCGATATTTTAGCAGTATTATAA